One genomic region from Herpetosiphon gulosus encodes:
- a CDS encoding DUF4158 domain-containing protein, protein MPPASPSPTKRIIVLEEAERAELYDRPHFTDDERLGYFTLPPIDVALMETFSDAAVQAFFVLTLGYFKAKQRFFTVTIEEVSDELRFIRDHLTLPATDDELRVPSAPTIYEQRKLILSVTGYRPCRAADRHAAFQVVCQAARISVNRRPIVLCDR, encoded by the coding sequence ATGCCCCCAGCGTCACCATCGCCAACAAAACGCATCATTGTGCTCGAGGAAGCCGAACGGGCCGAACTCTATGACCGCCCCCATTTCACGGATGACGAACGGCTTGGCTATTTCACACTTCCGCCCATCGATGTCGCGCTCATGGAAACCTTCTCCGATGCCGCCGTCCAAGCCTTTTTTGTCTTAACCCTTGGCTACTTCAAGGCCAAACAACGATTTTTTACGGTCACCATCGAGGAGGTCTCCGATGAGTTGCGATTTATTCGTGACCATTTGACCTTGCCAGCAACCGATGACGAACTGCGAGTTCCGAGTGCACCCACGATCTATGAGCAACGCAAACTCATCCTGTCCGTCACGGGCTATCGACCGTGCCGCGCCGCCGACCGCCACGCCGCATTTCAGGTTGTATGTCAAGCAGCCC